In one Lycium barbarum isolate Lr01 chromosome 7, ASM1917538v2, whole genome shotgun sequence genomic region, the following are encoded:
- the LOC132602292 gene encoding uncharacterized protein LOC132602292: MDTMFFQTRKKDNKLVEPETIAKYAEIQKLVQSDSSLTNIEVVEKCFGPQHKSHVVGFGGGITAKELKGGNSSKATLLDKLNASEKENESLKRCMDELENKCERMDELESKYEWLASAVFGQPSSPSSSNDQ, encoded by the exons ATGGATACTATGTTCTTCCAGACTCGTAAGAAGGATAACAAGCTTGTCGAACCTGAAACAATTGCAAAATAT GCTGAAATCCAAAAATTGGTTCAATCTGATTCGTCTCTTACAAATATTGAAGTCGTAGAAAAGTGCTTTGGACCTCAACATAAGAGTCATGTAGTTGGATTTGGTGGTGGGATAACCGCTAAAGAGTTGAAAGGTGGTAACTCTTCAAAGGCTACCTTGTTAGATAAGTTGAATGcaagtgaaaaagaaaatgaatCACTAAAAAGATGCATGGATGAGTTAGAGAATAAATGTGAACGCATGGATGAGCTAGAGAGTAAATATGAATGGCTTGCAAGTGCAGTGTTTGGTCAGCCTTCATCACCATCATCTTCAAATGATCAATAG